DNA sequence from the Nicotiana tomentosiformis chromosome 3, ASM39032v3, whole genome shotgun sequence genome:
TAGTTTCTATGCTGAACAAGGTGGTCAGGTAAAATGTCCTTTCATATTTTGGTTAGAAAATGTCAAATGATGATAAGCCACTCTTTTTCAAAATACTGATAAGAAAAAGTTCATTCTTCTTCAAATATTACTGGAAGGACACTGAATAGCAATATTGTTATTATTAGTAGTCCGTTAGAGGAGGGTGTAACCTAAGTTAGTTCTTGTATTGATGTAGTCAAAGGGTCTTAGATTTTTTTTTTCGATGGAGTAAAAGTTTCACTGCTAGCATCAAATTGATGGAAAAAGATAGGGAAAAAGATAGTATAAGGATGTTATAACTGAGAACACAAAAATTGACGATTAACTCCTTAAATAGAGGTAGCTATCCTAAAATCAGGGAGCTAATAAACTGCATAAATCAGGGTCTAATATATTTGGAATCTGTATGGAGACACGTGTTTATGCATATCCCTCCCCGACACACACTCAGAGAGAGATAAATTAAGCTGAATAAAAAAGCTTTAAAGAGGAGCTGCCTCTATTAAACTTTAAAAGAGTAGCGACTAATTAACACTTGCATATATTTTTCTGGATGCTAAGCACTAATGATGAACATTTGCTAATTGTTTGTTTAAGGGGAAGTATTTCCTGGGAAATATTTAGGAAAGTAAGTGAACAAAAAAGACTCTCAAACATGTGTGGTTACCAGGAGATTTATTCCTTTTGCATATGCATTCTTTCTTGAAACTGGAAAAGTAAGATTTAAACTTGCTAGTATGAATAGATTATTAGTAAGCACTATATGAATATTGCTTTTTATATAGACACTAAATGAATATTGTTAAAACTATATTAAAATCTAATTTCTCCTTTTTGATTGGATAACTTTTAAATCCCCACCCACCTCCCTCGCAAGGGTAGCATTTTTCTCTCTTTCCTCTTGGTGACGCAAACCCCAATTGGTTGAAGGTGGACGGGCTTTACAAATAGAGAAGCCCCTCTCTCGTCTGTAGTGAAATCTAATTGATATTTTCGTATcatcttttcttcctttcttttcaATCAAACGCAGCATGAGTTATGGTGGGTAGACATTGTGAGGAATCACATTCTTCAGAAACTTGAGGAGTCATTTCTTTTGATAACCGAGAGTGTAACCTTAATGTTAGTTTTGTCACTTGATGCGTAAAAAAGAACATCTATGAATAGTTTATTTGTGTGATGTTTCTGGTTGAAAGCCTGTAAGCAATCGGCTAAAAGTGAAATTAACATATTGTCCAGCAGAATAATGCTCATTTTACCAAGTTTTTGCTTCTTTCAACTAGAGTTCTGCAATTTGAGAAACTTAAGCTTATAGAATGTGATAGGGAAACTCTGGTTGCTCGTGGCATTGTAAATTCATCCACCCTTTTTTTCCTCCTTATGTCATGTGGTACTCTAGTTTCCTGTTTCTGATAAAGCTATTTGACTATTTGGATTCAGATATATGACACTGGATCACTGGAGAGTCCCAGTGGCTCTTTTCAAGTTTGTAATGTTCAAGTTTATGGAGGATTCGTTCTTCATATAGGATCTTTCAGTGGACAGGCACACAAGTTTTCTGTTGGTGATAAAGTAATTTGTAAGGTGACATTCTCTTCTGCTTGGCCTTTTAAAACCATGTGATGCAGGCTTTTGGATTTGTTGTACCTCTTTGTACTTACATGATTAGGTTTGATTTCCTTGATTGATTGAGCAGGTTGACTATAACAGGCGTACATTGATTGCTCCGAATCATACCTGCACTCACATGTTAAATTTCGCCTTAAAGGTATTTTCCATAGCTGAATATAAAAGGATGGCAATTCCACTGTTTTCATACTTGCTGGAGTTGATTGTCTGATGATGTTATTGAACTTTTCAGGAAGTACTTGGCGACCATGTTGACCAGAAAGGTTCCATTGTTCTTCCTGAAAAATTGAGATTTGACTTCTCTCATGGTAAGtaacttctttctttttttcttttgggtGTGTGTATGTGTGGTTGAAGCTGTTGTTGTGAGTATTGGCGTCTTGCTATGACGAATGATAATCTTCTAATGCCTTGAACAGGGAAGCCGGTAAAGCCAGAGGAGCTAAGAAAAATTGAATCGATCGTGAATGAGCAGATTAAGTCTGAATTGGATGTATTCTCGAAGGAGGCAGAGCTATCTGATGCTAAGAGTATAAAAGGTCTTCGAGCAGTCTTTGGCGAAGTAAGCATTCACGATTTAGCCCGTCTTAATTCTGTTCAGACATTTAAACTTGTGTCTTACTTTTGTCCTGGTTGGGTTGTAGGTGTATCCTGATCCTGTCCGGATTGTGTCAGTTGGTCGTAAAGTGGAGGACCTTCTTGCTAATCCAGAAAATGAAGAATGGTTATCGTATTCTGCTGAGCTCTGTGGTGgtaattttctttttttctctaattGCTATTTATTGGAGTGCATTTATGATGTTCCTGTGATTAATTTATTGATACTCAGGAACACACATTTCTAATACAAGAGAGGCTAAGGCATTTGCTCTGATGTCTGAGGAGGGAATTGCCAAGGGAATCCGAAGAGTTACTGCTGTTACAACTCATCGTGCTTTTGAGGCCACAGATTTGGCATCCTCACTCGAAcagaaagtaaatgaagcattccAGACTGATGAAAGCTTGCTGGAAGAGGTTAGTGCTTGTATAACCCACTCTTCTGAACCAGTAAAATCTAAATTCTGTTTTGGTCTCTATCCTTGCCAGGAATTCGATCTCTGTTTTTTTTGTTGATAAAACCAGGCATTCTTTCCTGGAAAATGTGCATCCAAGTAAAATATCCTGAAGAGTTGTAATCATTGAGGATTTGATTTGTtgagataatttttttttatcgtGAGGATTTGAAGTGAAATTGATTGGCAATAGTGCTAACCCCAAAAAAAGTTGTGCTATGAAGTCCTTGATGCTGTAGTTTCATTGGCTAACTATAGCAGACAGAGAGAGTCACCCTTCTACAAGTCTTAATCTGATGATGCATATGCTATGGTGGTTTCATCATAGCATCCGTAAGCTTGTGTGTTACATGAGGCTAGATGTTTCTGTCGTTAACTTATTTTATTAAAGTCCCATAATTCACATATTTGATCTGGGCAGATGATAAATCATATTCGTGAACTTACCAAAAATCCAGACCCCACTGTGTGGGATTGcactgggttttttgttgttgtttgttgttgtgaACTTACCAAAAATGTAGTTTCACATTGTACTGCACTTTCCGCTCTGAATTGTTATATTCTGTATGGGTGTATGGTCGActgtttttgtttcctagtggaGATGGAATAGGATATAGGATTGCTTCCTATCTCGTTGTTTCATGATGCCGAACTGTAGGGGAAAATGTGATATCCTGTACTATCTTCCTCGGGATGTCCGGAGCTTGACAGTTTCTGGGCTAATCTATTCGGCCAAGCATCTTTTTGTTCTTTAATCTTGGCGAGTTCTAGTTGATCCAAGGCTCTTCAAATTTAGGACTGATCTTTGTTCCTACTGCTGCTATTGCTCCTTATCCGATGATGCATTCATCCAGCAATTTCTTAATTTCAGAAAGTAACTTCTTTGAATGCTGCTGTGGAGAGGGCCCAAATTCCCACTGTTAGGAAAGCTGATCTCAAGGCCAAACTCTCTGCTCTCCAGGTATGTGTTGTTTGTGTTGTGGTTGAAGGTAAACAAAATTGTCTTGGAAAGAAAAgtaatatgatgatgatgattcacTTCAGAATCAAGTGATAAAGGCCAAAAAGAAGATAGCTGCAGAGAATGTACAAAAAGCTGTTAAAGCTGCATCAGAAATGGCTGAAGCTGCAGCTTCTGGTGGAAAAGCATACTGCATCCTGCAGATTAGCGTGGGTTTGGACACTGCTGCAGTCCGTGAAGCAGTTGTCAAAGTCATGGAACAGAAGGTTATTAGCTTGTACATGTTAAACTTAAGCTTGTGTTTTCCTCTAAAatgtaaaatatatatacaagtcATGACTGTGTCATTGGTTGAACAGGGTATGGCAGTTCTGGTATTTAGCACAGATGAAGCTGCTAACAAAGTTTTGGTCTGTGCTGGTGTACCTGAGAAAGGTGACAAGTGCCAGCAGTTGAACGTTAAAGACTGGTTGAATGCAGCTTTGAAGCCCTTGGGAGGTAAGGGTGGAGGAGGAAAAGGTGGTCTCGCTCAAGGCCAGGTTTGCATTGTAGTCACTTCTGTTACCTTCTAAGTTTCTATAGTTATCAAAGAAAATTCTGGGAACTAGTGTTGGACTGTATTTTTCTACCTcttaaaatagttttgattttaCTGGCATATCTGTAAATATTTGCGCAGTGCACAAAGTAGATTCAGTTAGAAACTGAAATGTTACTACTTGTGATGGTTGCATACATTTGCAGCCCTTTAATGGGAAGAAATAAAAGCACATAATGTGTGCATCGCAAAATTATCTGACGTGATATTCCTCTTCCTTAATTCTTATGTGGGATGTCCGTTGTTTGTTACTTTTGTATTCACGATGGTTAAGTTTTTTCCTTTCAGGCAACTAATATATCACATGTTGGTGAGGCAATGGATGTTGCAGCGTCATTTGCAGCTATGAAATTAAATTGATGAGTAAGACCAAGGCGCCAATGCCAGTTTTTACCGGCTTGAAGGTGATGCAGCTATTCTAAGCTATTTGATTGGTCATGATCTTAATAGTGGTGGTGGGAGGCTTTTGTTAAGCCAACTTCCGTCATTTGCCACTCGGTCATTATGTTGCTTTCTGTGAGCTACCTTATTATATGCAGAAAGTGAAAGAAAATTAGGAAACATTTATGTTGATGTTACCTGTTTACTGGATACTGCATACTTGTTATACACAAAAGAAAATGATGAACGGAGAAGATTTTCTGGTTTTATGGTAGTTCATGTTTGTTCACTTAAATTGGGATGGATTGGACTGGCTCTTTTTAGatgtaaaatgaaaaaaagaaaagaacgtGCTGGAAACTGAGCGATCAAGGTTTGAATTTAGTTCCAAGTTATGAATTTGAATGTCCAATTCGTTAGCCTTAGTGTTGTGGTTTGCAGGATGTAATTCACTGGTTATTTATGAATGACAGCTCCATTATATGAAAAGAGAAATTACGGAGGTAACTTATTTCCACTCCATGACAAATCAATCAGCTTTGAGGACTTCATCTTATATTTTGTGATTAACAAATTATCATAACCATCATCATAAAAAGTTTGAGGAAAGCTGAGTAACAGAAAACAGGAAAAAGTAACACTCAACCTACTCCACCAACGAAGAAGCATTTCTTTCCTATCCCAAACGCCACTATGCTTCAAAGAAAAAGAATACTGTGCAGGTAAATCGATCTTTGCAAACCGGTCGATTATGTCATCGACAAAGCAATCGTTGTCAGCATAAAGTGTGGTGGGGAGTAGGGGGAGCAGTGGGGTTCTTCCTCACAGGTCACAGTGCAACATAAGTTTTTTACGACGAAAACCATGAGAAAAAGGGTTGCACGGGCATACCATTTTCACCAGAAATGCAGCTTTGCTGTATCTGGATATCGGGGTTGGTAAATTATGTACCCTGAATCATAGAAAGACGGCCATATTTCATTTCCAGTCTAAGCATAGTAAGACACTCAATTTTCAGTCATCCTAATCTTAATAGGTGAGCTTCTCCCAACTTTCAAGTGTAGAATCAGTTACAGAGTGCACCAAAGCATATGGTGGGCTAAAACTTTGATACAAGCATTCACTTTTCACATGGAAATTGCAAACACAGACTCTAAGATTTATCTTGTGTTCAGGTCCAACTCCCCACCTCCACGCCACTCACTCTGAGTGCCCATATCTCCGTTATCAGTTTCTTCATCATTCAGAAAGTCCTCAGATGGTTCTTTTTCATCTTTATGTCCATTGTTGCCCCAACCATTGATCATTTCATCAGGGCTGACTTCCTGTCCATGCTCACCCACATCATTACCCATTTGAATATTGCTCCCCCTAGGCCCAAGTGCACTAGCTCGTATTGGTGCTCGGTTCATTATCTCAGCACGAGCTTGTGATTCAGCGCGAGCTTGTTCTGCATGAACAAGAGCCGCCATTTGCAAATTAGGATCATGAATCTCTCGGCCCATTTTTTGTCTCGCATCCATCTCTGTCTTCAATTCAAGCAGAGCTCTCCTCTCTTCTTGCAACAGTAACTGCTCTATCATGAGCTTCTCCTCTGTCCGGAATTCTCCAAGATCTCTCTTGCGGGAAATTATATTAAACGCTAGGACTTGTTTCTCAAATGTCGCGGTAAACTCTGCAACTTTGGCAGCGATGTTGTGGTCCCACTGCTGTGAGCGAGAAAGCATTTGGCCTGTAGTGTCTGAATCAAGGATCTTATCATCCTCCTCTGCTTCATAGTCCGCCACCACATGGTAAGGCAGAAGCCTAAATAAAATCCATGACACAAGGAAAAATTCTGATGTCAATACCACAGGCAAGATGCTTTTTATATTAATAACTTTTTTGATAGGTGAACACAGACTATTTCCAGTAAACTGTGCTAATTTTACATGATCAGGAATTTGGCAACCAGTGAAGCTGGCTATAGATAGCCTGATTTTCATAAACCTGTCCAATTTGATGGTCCGCAGTGAAGAACAGGAAATTATGTTCAGATGCTCCTATTCAAGACACAGCCATCTCTCATGAAACAAAATATTGGAGTTCCTTTTTCAAGAAATCACTCCCCATAATTGAGCTAGAAATACTAGACTTTGTAATACAAAAGATCGAGTTGGTGTATTTTGATTCCATGGTTAAGTGCATAGTTAGCATAAAGTCGTTGAAGAGTTAAAGTAGTCATTGGGAGCAAAAGCTGTGGATGACATGCATGAGGAAAACAATTCTACGATGAACTTAatattaaaaagaagaagaaaacgataaaACACCTAGTTCACATAAAGAAACCTCAGACATCTTTCTGCCAAATAAAAGAGCCCCCTGGAAGGAGATAGAAAAAGTGAAGGTAGAGGATGGAAGGAGGGAATAACAAAAAGATGAGTAGGAGTTCTGCTTCTCTATTGCTTTTAGATCAAGTAGGAAGAGAAGGACAGCCGAGGATGTTTGATCACCTTTTTCAAAGTTAAAACACAAGTTTTCAAGCAATTTGCATACTTTTAAGAAGCACTAATATATTTGGTACGCTATACTTTTCTCTGAATACTTTGATCTTATAACAATGGTTCTGTCAGTTGAAAGTCATAATAGATTGTAGGTTACCGAGCATAAAAAGCTGCTGAATCCAGTAGATAAAAGGTAGCAATATTgtttatattttttcttctttttcttttaccAGTCAAAATGATGAAAGCTGTTAGGAACTCAAGTACTTTCCCATGTCTGCTCTAAAAGTAAGAGATTATTAATTAACTGTTTATATTTGATCATTTGGACTGACCAAGATAAAAAGGAAAAAGCAGTAATATGCAAAAAACATGCTAAAGACATTCTCTTATTCCCAGTAAAGCTTGAAGCTACTTTAAATAAGTGCACAGAAGTTGTATATCATACAGTTATCGACATTGACTAAGAAGAGTTCAGTGATGCTGCTGCTACATTGTGTTTATTTAGAAGTCTTTTAGGGGCTCAGCATGCACAGCTCGCTGACTGTAGCACAGTGAGCATACTAGTTGCAGAAAGACATGAGGAGAAAAAAGACTTTTGCTACTGTATAAGACGTTCACCGAATTGCCATCTATTCCTAGACTTGACAAAAGCATTCCCTCTCTGGCTCTCCATAACTGGAGACTTATCATATCAAAAGGGACTCCTCGCAAAGCTGGGAAGCACAACTTCCATTTTCAATGCACCGTCACAAAATAAACCTACCCCTAACTCCTTAACTCTGCACCACCCAAACAATTCCCCTCCCATATAATACCCCAGCAACTCAACCTGCTAAATCCTCCATATGTGAACTATATGTGCACAAGTCCGATAGCTATTACATTTTTGCATGGTTGCATTTTCTCTAAACTTATTTCTCAACATTTATAAGCATGAGGATGAATTTGGAGGCCTTTAGTTCCCATGAATCAGCTCAAATTACAGCAGTTGTGGAAAATAGACGTTTTGAATAACAAAGAAAATTAAGAAATTAGAAAAGCATAAAAGAGGTttacaaaaccaaaaaaaaaaacatacttTATGAAAACTAATTGTAAAAGAGACCACATAGAAATTACCTTTCGCAAGCGTCTTCAAGAGAAGTGAACCGACGTTTAAAGTCAGGATGGCAGACTCGCCAAGCGTCCTGGTAAGCCATCTGGAGCTCCACCCGATTCGATTCCGGGGCAACCCGGGTCGCCATCTTTTGCTGCTGCTGCTGTTGGGCCGAGTTCGGGCCAACGCTAGGGTTTTGTTGATTGGGGATCTGGCTCGAAGGGTTATTGCTAGAGCTAGGGTTAGGGTTAGGATTAGGGTTTTGGGATTGGGATTGGGATTGGAGGGGGTTAATGAGGGGACGGTGAAGGAGCTGCTGAGGACGGAGATGAACGTCGATGTTAGAAGGGAAACGAGCCATGGCTtcctgttgttgctgctgcttcTGACGTTGTTGTTGCATCTGCTGTAATAGGAGtagatgctgatgttgttgttgttgctgctgttgctgtTGCAGCATTAGCTGCTGTTGAGCCAACGCTTTCGCCTCTTCCATTTTCTCCGCGCACAAAATTATCAAACAAACCCTACTCTTCTTCTTGCACAATTTTGAATGAATTCTTCATCAATGGCGCTGATTAATAGCAGGAGGAAGATTCAATTTCAATTGCTAAAAACAGTGTGTTAACGGTTCAGCTAATTCCGCTTTTGGCTTTCCTTAGGTGGAGTAATTATCCTTCGAGTCATTTTACATTAAATATAAGATTAAAGTATAAATGGTAATTTAAAATGTTATGTACTTTAATAGGTTAATTAtcgtttattttatattattaataaatgTTTAGTAATTAAGTTAGGTACatacaattatttttttattgatCTGTAAATATTTTCTATACTAATAATGTATAAAATTAAAATTCCTTAACAAATTCTATTAAACCCTTTTAACATTTTAGATTTACAAGAATAATATCCATCGACCTTTTAAATGGACATAGAAATTAGAACATGGTTGACCTCGTCAAAATGCATAATCATGTGtctaatattattttaaaagtGAAAATTCCCCAAGTGCAAAGTTGAAGGTCAAAAAAAAAAATCGTGATATATGTTAGCCTTTTCTCATCTTTTATTTCACTCTATGGGTCATTTGGTAGGGGTATTAGCaaaaataatgcaagcattaattCTATGCATTACTAATATCTTGTTTGATATATTTTTTCAAtctgtgtataattatgtattagttatacatcatacttGGCATTATCTTATTCATAAGTAATGCATAGAAAACCATGAcattagtaataccaaggctattaatgcatgcattagtatggttaaagacaaaattgtccttaaagtcccttaaagctagagaatatggaggacatttttgtaaacaactatttttcttaaaaattatgcaatgcattataattttaatacaccacaccaaacaaTAGATAAGAACTAATATCTctataactaatgcttgcattactaacccatgcattactaattgatgcattactaatacaccttattgCGCATTATTCTTAtacatcctaccaaacgaccACTATGAAAGCAGAACACAAAGTATCAAATCATTTTATTTCActttgtaggcatataaatttactaaaattaaattcataaaataatttggattaCATTTTAAGattcaagatatattggtccaaataaatattatgggctaatgtaattgaattaattatataagtccaatacatatggattaaataaataagtcttagggcctgtttggattggcttaaaaaatGGCTTTTAGGTTaagtgcttaaaagcactttATAAGTGTTGGAACTTGTTTTATAAATAAgaagttacgtgtttggataaaagtgtTGAAACTTAAAACAAGCTGATGAAGTATTTGGTAAACAAGTATTGTGAGCACTTTTTCTTGTTAAAATGACTGAAATATCCTTAAAGTTGTTAACATTATAAAGAAGATGATGactataatattatattttccgTTCATAGCTTCAAATTCAGGGGTAACACGTAAATTCATTGAATGAATTGATTTTAGAATATAGTTACACCAATTAAAAAAAAGGAAGGATTCAACGatcaaaaaaattaaatgttatggaaccaaaaaaAGAAGCCAAAAGAATAATATTACAAAATATTGGAATGTATCAAACATTATTTAAAAAACTATTGTTTGCTTCACGTTAAGAACTTCAAGAAAttgacaaatattggagaatggAGAAAAAAATTAGTATGTTGTAGGATTTTTACTTAGGGGTAATTTTGAgattaagaaaaattataaggGATAAGAATGTAATATCCTTGGTCAAAGCAATATGGCTTTTAAGCCAATTTAGAAAAAAATGGATTTTTCAACTTATTGGTTTTGGCTTTTTTTTAAAgcagattttaactttttttaagcCCATATTTTGGTTGCCAAATACTTTCACAAGTTAAAAACTGCTTAAAAGCTGGTTTGACCAGCttttaagcccatcaaaacaagctCTTAATCCACTGGGCTAGCctatttaattgggctaaagtgatgcgctcacttcattaagcccaatatgtcatcttcctagaggcccagtttggtgccacgtgtcaaatgacgtggcacgccaagtcaaacagaAGAGCCAATGGGATCAtgtcacgtgtcaaaatgacaagacatgccaagtcaaattaaaaggccaatgaaaccgcaccaagtgtgcaagtgacatgttctggccaatcaaatgcggccttgtcacacttcaatttgattggtcggaaagagtttgttcttatcataactcttcccttccacaactataaataggggtgttcataactcagaaaagggactagaagttataacaagaaatAAGAGGGAGCTCATGGATCAAACGCTGCGGATTTCTCTAAAAGTTACAAACATTCAAGTGTTCTAAGAattaaaagatcaagacgaagattcaagaacaagtTGCAAGCCTttggattaaaaatacgtcaagatcaagcttcaagcacttggattaaaataaaataaaattcaagattaagtTCGGAGGCTCTTTTATTTACAATTGAAAAGAAGAAtaagaggattcatagagattgtaacactcaattatttaaaataaaatactacgattgttacgATATTtttggtcttgattttattttctcgacgcaatttattgtctaaaaattctggcacgcccagtgggaccatCTCTACCCCTCACCTCAACTTTTcaaatcaccaaagttcaagaactttgaaatggcttcaaagaaaatcaactctatttcaactttcaccaaggctgctaattccaggttctatgttatgtggaaagcatcctcgatattacttttggaagctttggaccagttacgaggagcaaagcaagctcgttaggATGACAAGCACCCCAAGTGCCGTCCGcatcaacccatattttcggatcttcatcctcaaaatgagcaagatcttccacaaacgcacccgaaggaggaagcgatgttgctgaaaagatcaagaaaactcttgctctgcttgacctctccggatccaagcactctgctgtgaaggaagatgatgatgcttcaagtgatggatcctccccacttacaccaCATAGAGTGAGCTAATCAAGGATCAATCTGTGTGAAAATCCATACTACTCTCTATCGTCCAcgacaatcatgcaagccatggtgacaaacacttcatatgtggaggagcagttggcaaacttgacggaagcaatcactggcttgaccaagtgcatgcaaaatcaagatgctagaatcgaCAAGCTAACATATAGGGTgagaatcttgatggaagaagaatccatcCATGCACCTGGCAATACTCCCAAAAGTTCAAAAGATTGATCCTCCTCCACGACAAGTTGCATCCACTAAGGAAATTCCAGCCTCTTcggaagggatgattccaatcaatcaactaaaggagttcattgaagggactataaaaaacaaatatcAAGTCGCTTCCAGGTCCTCTTTTACCTACGCAAAGCTGTACACTTCAAGaatcgatatgttgaagatgcctgctggctatcaacctccaaaatttcaacagtttgatggcaaaggaaatccaaagcaacatgtggcgcacTTTGTTGAAACTTGCAACAATACTGGAACGTACGGTGATTATCTTGTCAAACAATTTATTCGATCTCTCAAAGGTAatgcatttaattggtacacaGATCTCGAACCTGGATCCAT
Encoded proteins:
- the LOC104097023 gene encoding uncharacterized protein, with amino-acid sequence MEEAKALAQQQLMLQQQQQQQQQHQHLLLLQQMQQQRQKQQQQQEAMARFPSNIDVHLRPQQLLHRPLINPLQSQSQSQNPNPNPNPSSSNNPSSQIPNQQNPSVGPNSAQQQQQQKMATRVAPESNRVELQMAYQDAWRVCHPDFKRRFTSLEDACERLLPYHVVADYEAEEDDKILDSDTTGQMLSRSQQWDHNIAAKVAEFTATFEKQVLAFNIISRKRDLGEFRTEEKLMIEQLLLQEERRALLELKTEMDARQKMGREIHDPNLQMAALVHAEQARAESQARAEIMNRAPIRASALGPRGSNIQMGNDVGEHGQEVSPDEMINGWGNNGHKDEKEPSEDFLNDEETDNGDMGTQSEWRGGGELDLNTR